A region of Ornithorhynchus anatinus isolate Pmale09 chromosome 5, mOrnAna1.pri.v4, whole genome shotgun sequence DNA encodes the following proteins:
- the LOC100089998 gene encoding cyclin-dependent kinase 11B isoform X1 has translation MGDEKDSWKVKTLDEILQEKKRRKEQEEKAEIKRIKNSDDRDSKRDSLEEGELRDHRMEITIRNSPYRREDSMEDRGEEDDSLAIKPPQQMSRKEKTHHRKDEKRKEKRRHRSHSTEGGKHARVKEKEREHERRKRHREEQEKARREWERQKRREMAREHSRRERHMIASRDRLEQLERKRERERKMREQQKEQREQKERERRAEERRKEREARREVSAHHRTVREDYGDKVKVSHWSRSPLRQQRERFEQADSRKPVKEERPEERDPLSDLQDVSDSERKTSSAESSSESGSGSEEEEEESSSEESEEEEEEEEEEEEEEEEEEEETGSNSEEASEQSAEEVSEEEMSDEERENGNHVLVVPESRFDRDSGESEEGEEEVGEVTPQSTAMTEGDYVPDSPAASPVELQQELPKYLPALQGCRSVEEFQCLNRIEEGTYGVVYRAKDKKTDEIVALKRLKMEKEKEGFPITSLREINTILKAQHPNIVTVREIVVGSNMDKIYIVMNYVEHDLKSLMETMKQPFLPGEVKTLMIQLLRGVKHLHDNWILHRDLKTSNLLLSHAGILKVGDFGLAREYGSPLKAYTPVVVTLWYRAPELLLGAKEYSTAIDMWSVGCIFGELLTQKPLFPGKSEIDQINKVFKDLGTPSEKIWPGYNELPAVKKMTFTEYPYNNLRKRFGALLSDQGFDLMNKFLTYYPGRRITAEDGLKHEYFQETPLPIDPSMFPTWPAKSEQQRVKRGTSPRPPEGGLGYSQLGDDDLKDTGFHLTTTNQGASAAGPGFSLKF, from the exons ATGGGTGATGAAAAGGACTCTTGGAAAGTGAAAACTTTAGATGAAATTCTTCAGGAAAAGAAGCGTAGGAAGGAgcaagaagagaaggcagagataAAACGCATAAAAAAT TCTGATGATCGAGACTCAAAGCGAGATTCCcttgaggagggggagctgagagatCACCGCATGGAGATAACGATCCGGAATTCCCCCTATAGGCGAGAAGATTCTATGGAAGAtag aggagaggaagatgacTCCTTGGCTATCAAACCACCACAGCAAATGTCCCGGAAGGAAAAAACCCACCACAGGAAAgatgaaaagaggaaagaaaagcgtAGACACCGAAGCCATTCGACAGAAGGGG GGAAGCATGCCAGGGTGAAAGAGAAGGAACGAGAGCATGAGCGGCGGAAGCGGCATCGCGAGGAGCAGGAAAAGGCTCGACgcgagtgggagaggcagaagcgGAGGGAGATGGCCCGGGAGCACTccaggagagagag gcataTGATTGCTTCCAGGGACCGCCTTGAACAACTGGAGCGCAAACGGGAGCGGGAGCGGAAGATGAGGGAgcagcagaaagagcagagggaacagaaggAGCGGGAAAGGCGAGCTGAGGAGAGGCGCAAAGAACGAGAAGCACGGCGAGAAG TGTCTGCCCACCACCGGACCGTGAGGGAAGACTACGGAGACAAGGTGAAAGTGAGCCACTGGAGCCGCAGCCCGTTACGGCAGCAGCGGGAACGATTCGAGCAAGCGGACAGCAGGAAGCCAG TGAAGGAGGAGCGGCCCGAAGAGAGAGACCCCCTCTCCGACCTGCAGGATGTGAGCGACAGCGAGAGGAAAACAAGTTCAGCCGAATCTTCCTCAG AATCTGGATCGGGCtccgaggaagaagaggaagaaagtagCAGCGAggagtcggaggaggaggaggaagaggaagaggaggaggaggaagaagaggaggaggaagaggaggagacgggcagCAATTCTGAGGAAGCCTCAGAGCAGTCTGCCG AGGAAGTGAGTGAGGAAGAAATGAGCGATGAAGAGCGAGAGAATGGAAACCACGTCTTAGTTG TTCCAGAGTCAAGATTTGACCGGGATTCGGGAGAGAGTGAGGAAGGcgaggaagaggtgggagaggtgacTCCCCAGTCCACTGCCATGACGGAGGGAGATTATGTTCCCGACTCTCCGGCCGCCTCACCCGTCGAACTACAGCAGGAGCTCCCCAAGTACCTCCCTGCGCTGCAG GGCTGTCGCAGTGTGGAGGAATTTCAGTGTCTCAACCGAATCGAGGAAGGGACCTATGGGGTGGTCTACAGGGCCAAGGACAAGAAAACCG ATGAGATTGTGGCCTTGAAGCGACTgaaaatggagaaggagaaagaaggtttTCCCATCACATCTCTCCGGGAAATCAACACCATTCTAAAGGCCCAGCACCCCAACATTGTCACAGTCCGG GAGATCGTGGTGGGCAGCAACATGGATAAGATCTACATAGTGATGAACTACGTGGAGCACGATCTCAAGAGTCTGATGGAAACAATGAAGCAGCCGTTCCTACCAG GGGAGGTGAAAACCCTCATGATTCAGTTACTGCGGGGAGTCAAGCATCTCCACGACAACTGGATACTGCACCGCGACCTCAAGACCTCCAACTTGCTCCTCAGCCACGCCGGCATCCTAAAG GTGGGGGACTTTGGCCTTGCACGGGAGTACGGGTCTCCCCTGAAGGCCTACACACCGGTTGTTGTGACACTGTGGTACCGGGCCCCAGAACTGCTGCTGGGCGCTAAG GAGTACTCCACTGCCATCGACATGTGGTCAGTGGGCTGTATATTTGGGGAGCTGCTGACGCAGAAACCGCTCTTTCCAGGAAAGTCCGAAATCGACCAGATCAACAAGGTGTTTAAG GACCTGGGCACGCCAAGCGAGAAGATCTGGCCCGGCTACAACGAGCTGCCGGCGGTGAAGAAGATGACGTTCACCGAGTATCCCTACAACAACCTGCGCAAGCGTTTCGGGGCCCTCCTCTCCGACCAGGGATTCGACCTCATGAACAA GTTCCTGACCTACTACCCTGGGAGAAGGATCACCGCCGAGGACGGCTTGAAGCACGAGTATTTCCAAGAGACGCCCCTGCCCATCGACCCATCCATGTTCCCCACGTGGCCTGCCAAGAGTGAGCAGCAGCGGGTGAAGCGGGGGACCAGCCCCCGCCCGCCGGAGGGTGGCTTAGGCTACAGCCAGCTG GGGGACGATGACCTCAAGGACACGGGCTTCCACCTCACCACCACCAACCAGGGGGCTTCTGCTGCCGGGCCGGGCTTCAGCCTCAAGTTCTAA
- the LOC100089998 gene encoding cyclin-dependent kinase 11B isoform X2 gives MGDEKDSWKVKTLDEILQEKKRRKEQEEKAEIKRIKNSDDRDSKRDSLEEGELRDHRMEITIRNSPYRREDSMEDRGEEDDSLAIKPPQQMSRKEKTHHRKDEKRKEKRRHRSHSTEGGKHARVKEKEREHERRKRHREEQEKARREWERQKRREMAREHSRRERHMIASRDRLEQLERKRERERKMREQQKEQREQKERERRAEERRKEREARREVSAHHRTVREDYGDKVKVSHWSRSPLRQQRERFEQADSRKPVKEERPEERDPLSDLQDVSDSERKTSSAESSSESGSGSEEEEEESSSEESEEEEEEEEEEEEEEEEEEEETGSNSEEASEQSAEEVSEEEMSDEERENGNHVLVESRFDRDSGESEEGEEEVGEVTPQSTAMTEGDYVPDSPAASPVELQQELPKYLPALQGCRSVEEFQCLNRIEEGTYGVVYRAKDKKTDEIVALKRLKMEKEKEGFPITSLREINTILKAQHPNIVTVREIVVGSNMDKIYIVMNYVEHDLKSLMETMKQPFLPGEVKTLMIQLLRGVKHLHDNWILHRDLKTSNLLLSHAGILKVGDFGLAREYGSPLKAYTPVVVTLWYRAPELLLGAKEYSTAIDMWSVGCIFGELLTQKPLFPGKSEIDQINKVFKDLGTPSEKIWPGYNELPAVKKMTFTEYPYNNLRKRFGALLSDQGFDLMNKFLTYYPGRRITAEDGLKHEYFQETPLPIDPSMFPTWPAKSEQQRVKRGTSPRPPEGGLGYSQLGDDDLKDTGFHLTTTNQGASAAGPGFSLKF, from the exons ATGGGTGATGAAAAGGACTCTTGGAAAGTGAAAACTTTAGATGAAATTCTTCAGGAAAAGAAGCGTAGGAAGGAgcaagaagagaaggcagagataAAACGCATAAAAAAT TCTGATGATCGAGACTCAAAGCGAGATTCCcttgaggagggggagctgagagatCACCGCATGGAGATAACGATCCGGAATTCCCCCTATAGGCGAGAAGATTCTATGGAAGAtag aggagaggaagatgacTCCTTGGCTATCAAACCACCACAGCAAATGTCCCGGAAGGAAAAAACCCACCACAGGAAAgatgaaaagaggaaagaaaagcgtAGACACCGAAGCCATTCGACAGAAGGGG GGAAGCATGCCAGGGTGAAAGAGAAGGAACGAGAGCATGAGCGGCGGAAGCGGCATCGCGAGGAGCAGGAAAAGGCTCGACgcgagtgggagaggcagaagcgGAGGGAGATGGCCCGGGAGCACTccaggagagagag gcataTGATTGCTTCCAGGGACCGCCTTGAACAACTGGAGCGCAAACGGGAGCGGGAGCGGAAGATGAGGGAgcagcagaaagagcagagggaacagaaggAGCGGGAAAGGCGAGCTGAGGAGAGGCGCAAAGAACGAGAAGCACGGCGAGAAG TGTCTGCCCACCACCGGACCGTGAGGGAAGACTACGGAGACAAGGTGAAAGTGAGCCACTGGAGCCGCAGCCCGTTACGGCAGCAGCGGGAACGATTCGAGCAAGCGGACAGCAGGAAGCCAG TGAAGGAGGAGCGGCCCGAAGAGAGAGACCCCCTCTCCGACCTGCAGGATGTGAGCGACAGCGAGAGGAAAACAAGTTCAGCCGAATCTTCCTCAG AATCTGGATCGGGCtccgaggaagaagaggaagaaagtagCAGCGAggagtcggaggaggaggaggaagaggaagaggaggaggaggaagaagaggaggaggaagaggaggagacgggcagCAATTCTGAGGAAGCCTCAGAGCAGTCTGCCG AGGAAGTGAGTGAGGAAGAAATGAGCGATGAAGAGCGAGAGAATGGAAACCACGTCTTAGTTG AGTCAAGATTTGACCGGGATTCGGGAGAGAGTGAGGAAGGcgaggaagaggtgggagaggtgacTCCCCAGTCCACTGCCATGACGGAGGGAGATTATGTTCCCGACTCTCCGGCCGCCTCACCCGTCGAACTACAGCAGGAGCTCCCCAAGTACCTCCCTGCGCTGCAG GGCTGTCGCAGTGTGGAGGAATTTCAGTGTCTCAACCGAATCGAGGAAGGGACCTATGGGGTGGTCTACAGGGCCAAGGACAAGAAAACCG ATGAGATTGTGGCCTTGAAGCGACTgaaaatggagaaggagaaagaaggtttTCCCATCACATCTCTCCGGGAAATCAACACCATTCTAAAGGCCCAGCACCCCAACATTGTCACAGTCCGG GAGATCGTGGTGGGCAGCAACATGGATAAGATCTACATAGTGATGAACTACGTGGAGCACGATCTCAAGAGTCTGATGGAAACAATGAAGCAGCCGTTCCTACCAG GGGAGGTGAAAACCCTCATGATTCAGTTACTGCGGGGAGTCAAGCATCTCCACGACAACTGGATACTGCACCGCGACCTCAAGACCTCCAACTTGCTCCTCAGCCACGCCGGCATCCTAAAG GTGGGGGACTTTGGCCTTGCACGGGAGTACGGGTCTCCCCTGAAGGCCTACACACCGGTTGTTGTGACACTGTGGTACCGGGCCCCAGAACTGCTGCTGGGCGCTAAG GAGTACTCCACTGCCATCGACATGTGGTCAGTGGGCTGTATATTTGGGGAGCTGCTGACGCAGAAACCGCTCTTTCCAGGAAAGTCCGAAATCGACCAGATCAACAAGGTGTTTAAG GACCTGGGCACGCCAAGCGAGAAGATCTGGCCCGGCTACAACGAGCTGCCGGCGGTGAAGAAGATGACGTTCACCGAGTATCCCTACAACAACCTGCGCAAGCGTTTCGGGGCCCTCCTCTCCGACCAGGGATTCGACCTCATGAACAA GTTCCTGACCTACTACCCTGGGAGAAGGATCACCGCCGAGGACGGCTTGAAGCACGAGTATTTCCAAGAGACGCCCCTGCCCATCGACCCATCCATGTTCCCCACGTGGCCTGCCAAGAGTGAGCAGCAGCGGGTGAAGCGGGGGACCAGCCCCCGCCCGCCGGAGGGTGGCTTAGGCTACAGCCAGCTG GGGGACGATGACCTCAAGGACACGGGCTTCCACCTCACCACCACCAACCAGGGGGCTTCTGCTGCCGGGCCGGGCTTCAGCCTCAAGTTCTAA
- the LOC100089998 gene encoding cyclin-dependent kinase 11B isoform X6, which yields MSQSDDRDSKRDSLEEGELRDHRMEITIRNSPYRREDSMEDRGEEDDSLAIKPPQQMSRKEKTHHRKDEKRKEKRRHRSHSTEGGKHARVKEKEREHERRKRHREEQEKARREWERQKRREMAREHSRRERDRLEQLERKRERERKMREQQKEQREQKERERRAEERRKEREARREVSAHHRTVREDYGDKVKVSHWSRSPLRQQRERFEQADSRKPVKEERPEERDPLSDLQDVSDSERKTSSAESSSESGSGSEEEEEESSSEESEEEEEEEEEEEEEEEEEEEETGSNSEEASEQSAEEVSEEEMSDEERENGNHVLVVPESRFDRDSGESEEGEEEVGEVTPQSTAMTEGDYVPDSPAASPVELQQELPKYLPALQGCRSVEEFQCLNRIEEGTYGVVYRAKDKKTDEIVALKRLKMEKEKEGFPITSLREINTILKAQHPNIVTVREIVVGSNMDKIYIVMNYVEHDLKSLMETMKQPFLPGEVKTLMIQLLRGVKHLHDNWILHRDLKTSNLLLSHAGILKVGDFGLAREYGSPLKAYTPVVVTLWYRAPELLLGAKEYSTAIDMWSVGCIFGELLTQKPLFPGKSEIDQINKVFKDLGTPSEKIWPGYNELPAVKKMTFTEYPYNNLRKRFGALLSDQGFDLMNKFLTYYPGRRITAEDGLKHEYFQETPLPIDPSMFPTWPAKSEQQRVKRGTSPRPPEGGLGYSQLGDDDLKDTGFHLTTTNQGASAAGPGFSLKF from the exons ATGTCGCAG TCTGATGATCGAGACTCAAAGCGAGATTCCcttgaggagggggagctgagagatCACCGCATGGAGATAACGATCCGGAATTCCCCCTATAGGCGAGAAGATTCTATGGAAGAtag aggagaggaagatgacTCCTTGGCTATCAAACCACCACAGCAAATGTCCCGGAAGGAAAAAACCCACCACAGGAAAgatgaaaagaggaaagaaaagcgtAGACACCGAAGCCATTCGACAGAAGGGG GGAAGCATGCCAGGGTGAAAGAGAAGGAACGAGAGCATGAGCGGCGGAAGCGGCATCGCGAGGAGCAGGAAAAGGCTCGACgcgagtgggagaggcagaagcgGAGGGAGATGGCCCGGGAGCACTccaggagagagag GGACCGCCTTGAACAACTGGAGCGCAAACGGGAGCGGGAGCGGAAGATGAGGGAgcagcagaaagagcagagggaacagaaggAGCGGGAAAGGCGAGCTGAGGAGAGGCGCAAAGAACGAGAAGCACGGCGAGAAG TGTCTGCCCACCACCGGACCGTGAGGGAAGACTACGGAGACAAGGTGAAAGTGAGCCACTGGAGCCGCAGCCCGTTACGGCAGCAGCGGGAACGATTCGAGCAAGCGGACAGCAGGAAGCCAG TGAAGGAGGAGCGGCCCGAAGAGAGAGACCCCCTCTCCGACCTGCAGGATGTGAGCGACAGCGAGAGGAAAACAAGTTCAGCCGAATCTTCCTCAG AATCTGGATCGGGCtccgaggaagaagaggaagaaagtagCAGCGAggagtcggaggaggaggaggaagaggaagaggaggaggaggaagaagaggaggaggaagaggaggagacgggcagCAATTCTGAGGAAGCCTCAGAGCAGTCTGCCG AGGAAGTGAGTGAGGAAGAAATGAGCGATGAAGAGCGAGAGAATGGAAACCACGTCTTAGTTG TTCCAGAGTCAAGATTTGACCGGGATTCGGGAGAGAGTGAGGAAGGcgaggaagaggtgggagaggtgacTCCCCAGTCCACTGCCATGACGGAGGGAGATTATGTTCCCGACTCTCCGGCCGCCTCACCCGTCGAACTACAGCAGGAGCTCCCCAAGTACCTCCCTGCGCTGCAG GGCTGTCGCAGTGTGGAGGAATTTCAGTGTCTCAACCGAATCGAGGAAGGGACCTATGGGGTGGTCTACAGGGCCAAGGACAAGAAAACCG ATGAGATTGTGGCCTTGAAGCGACTgaaaatggagaaggagaaagaaggtttTCCCATCACATCTCTCCGGGAAATCAACACCATTCTAAAGGCCCAGCACCCCAACATTGTCACAGTCCGG GAGATCGTGGTGGGCAGCAACATGGATAAGATCTACATAGTGATGAACTACGTGGAGCACGATCTCAAGAGTCTGATGGAAACAATGAAGCAGCCGTTCCTACCAG GGGAGGTGAAAACCCTCATGATTCAGTTACTGCGGGGAGTCAAGCATCTCCACGACAACTGGATACTGCACCGCGACCTCAAGACCTCCAACTTGCTCCTCAGCCACGCCGGCATCCTAAAG GTGGGGGACTTTGGCCTTGCACGGGAGTACGGGTCTCCCCTGAAGGCCTACACACCGGTTGTTGTGACACTGTGGTACCGGGCCCCAGAACTGCTGCTGGGCGCTAAG GAGTACTCCACTGCCATCGACATGTGGTCAGTGGGCTGTATATTTGGGGAGCTGCTGACGCAGAAACCGCTCTTTCCAGGAAAGTCCGAAATCGACCAGATCAACAAGGTGTTTAAG GACCTGGGCACGCCAAGCGAGAAGATCTGGCCCGGCTACAACGAGCTGCCGGCGGTGAAGAAGATGACGTTCACCGAGTATCCCTACAACAACCTGCGCAAGCGTTTCGGGGCCCTCCTCTCCGACCAGGGATTCGACCTCATGAACAA GTTCCTGACCTACTACCCTGGGAGAAGGATCACCGCCGAGGACGGCTTGAAGCACGAGTATTTCCAAGAGACGCCCCTGCCCATCGACCCATCCATGTTCCCCACGTGGCCTGCCAAGAGTGAGCAGCAGCGGGTGAAGCGGGGGACCAGCCCCCGCCCGCCGGAGGGTGGCTTAGGCTACAGCCAGCTG GGGGACGATGACCTCAAGGACACGGGCTTCCACCTCACCACCACCAACCAGGGGGCTTCTGCTGCCGGGCCGGGCTTCAGCCTCAAGTTCTAA
- the LOC100089998 gene encoding cyclin-dependent kinase 11B isoform X4, whose amino-acid sequence MGDEKDSWKVKTLDEILQEKKRRKEQEEKAEIKRIKNSDDRDSKRDSLEEGELRDHRMEITIRNSPYRREDSMEDRGEEDDSLAIKPPQQMSRKEKTHHRKDEKRKEKRRHRSHSTEGGKHARVKEKEREHERRKRHREEQEKARREWERQKRREMAREHSRRERDRLEQLERKRERERKMREQQKEQREQKERERRAEERRKEREARREVSAHHRTVREDYGDKVKVSHWSRSPLRQQRERFEQADSRKPVKEERPEERDPLSDLQDVSDSERKTSSAESSSESGSGSEEEEEESSSEESEEEEEEEEEEEEEEEEEEEETGSNSEEASEQSAEEVSEEEMSDEERENGNHVLVESRFDRDSGESEEGEEEVGEVTPQSTAMTEGDYVPDSPAASPVELQQELPKYLPALQGCRSVEEFQCLNRIEEGTYGVVYRAKDKKTDEIVALKRLKMEKEKEGFPITSLREINTILKAQHPNIVTVREIVVGSNMDKIYIVMNYVEHDLKSLMETMKQPFLPGEVKTLMIQLLRGVKHLHDNWILHRDLKTSNLLLSHAGILKVGDFGLAREYGSPLKAYTPVVVTLWYRAPELLLGAKEYSTAIDMWSVGCIFGELLTQKPLFPGKSEIDQINKVFKDLGTPSEKIWPGYNELPAVKKMTFTEYPYNNLRKRFGALLSDQGFDLMNKFLTYYPGRRITAEDGLKHEYFQETPLPIDPSMFPTWPAKSEQQRVKRGTSPRPPEGGLGYSQLGDDDLKDTGFHLTTTNQGASAAGPGFSLKF is encoded by the exons ATGGGTGATGAAAAGGACTCTTGGAAAGTGAAAACTTTAGATGAAATTCTTCAGGAAAAGAAGCGTAGGAAGGAgcaagaagagaaggcagagataAAACGCATAAAAAAT TCTGATGATCGAGACTCAAAGCGAGATTCCcttgaggagggggagctgagagatCACCGCATGGAGATAACGATCCGGAATTCCCCCTATAGGCGAGAAGATTCTATGGAAGAtag aggagaggaagatgacTCCTTGGCTATCAAACCACCACAGCAAATGTCCCGGAAGGAAAAAACCCACCACAGGAAAgatgaaaagaggaaagaaaagcgtAGACACCGAAGCCATTCGACAGAAGGGG GGAAGCATGCCAGGGTGAAAGAGAAGGAACGAGAGCATGAGCGGCGGAAGCGGCATCGCGAGGAGCAGGAAAAGGCTCGACgcgagtgggagaggcagaagcgGAGGGAGATGGCCCGGGAGCACTccaggagagagag GGACCGCCTTGAACAACTGGAGCGCAAACGGGAGCGGGAGCGGAAGATGAGGGAgcagcagaaagagcagagggaacagaaggAGCGGGAAAGGCGAGCTGAGGAGAGGCGCAAAGAACGAGAAGCACGGCGAGAAG TGTCTGCCCACCACCGGACCGTGAGGGAAGACTACGGAGACAAGGTGAAAGTGAGCCACTGGAGCCGCAGCCCGTTACGGCAGCAGCGGGAACGATTCGAGCAAGCGGACAGCAGGAAGCCAG TGAAGGAGGAGCGGCCCGAAGAGAGAGACCCCCTCTCCGACCTGCAGGATGTGAGCGACAGCGAGAGGAAAACAAGTTCAGCCGAATCTTCCTCAG AATCTGGATCGGGCtccgaggaagaagaggaagaaagtagCAGCGAggagtcggaggaggaggaggaagaggaagaggaggaggaggaagaagaggaggaggaagaggaggagacgggcagCAATTCTGAGGAAGCCTCAGAGCAGTCTGCCG AGGAAGTGAGTGAGGAAGAAATGAGCGATGAAGAGCGAGAGAATGGAAACCACGTCTTAGTTG AGTCAAGATTTGACCGGGATTCGGGAGAGAGTGAGGAAGGcgaggaagaggtgggagaggtgacTCCCCAGTCCACTGCCATGACGGAGGGAGATTATGTTCCCGACTCTCCGGCCGCCTCACCCGTCGAACTACAGCAGGAGCTCCCCAAGTACCTCCCTGCGCTGCAG GGCTGTCGCAGTGTGGAGGAATTTCAGTGTCTCAACCGAATCGAGGAAGGGACCTATGGGGTGGTCTACAGGGCCAAGGACAAGAAAACCG ATGAGATTGTGGCCTTGAAGCGACTgaaaatggagaaggagaaagaaggtttTCCCATCACATCTCTCCGGGAAATCAACACCATTCTAAAGGCCCAGCACCCCAACATTGTCACAGTCCGG GAGATCGTGGTGGGCAGCAACATGGATAAGATCTACATAGTGATGAACTACGTGGAGCACGATCTCAAGAGTCTGATGGAAACAATGAAGCAGCCGTTCCTACCAG GGGAGGTGAAAACCCTCATGATTCAGTTACTGCGGGGAGTCAAGCATCTCCACGACAACTGGATACTGCACCGCGACCTCAAGACCTCCAACTTGCTCCTCAGCCACGCCGGCATCCTAAAG GTGGGGGACTTTGGCCTTGCACGGGAGTACGGGTCTCCCCTGAAGGCCTACACACCGGTTGTTGTGACACTGTGGTACCGGGCCCCAGAACTGCTGCTGGGCGCTAAG GAGTACTCCACTGCCATCGACATGTGGTCAGTGGGCTGTATATTTGGGGAGCTGCTGACGCAGAAACCGCTCTTTCCAGGAAAGTCCGAAATCGACCAGATCAACAAGGTGTTTAAG GACCTGGGCACGCCAAGCGAGAAGATCTGGCCCGGCTACAACGAGCTGCCGGCGGTGAAGAAGATGACGTTCACCGAGTATCCCTACAACAACCTGCGCAAGCGTTTCGGGGCCCTCCTCTCCGACCAGGGATTCGACCTCATGAACAA GTTCCTGACCTACTACCCTGGGAGAAGGATCACCGCCGAGGACGGCTTGAAGCACGAGTATTTCCAAGAGACGCCCCTGCCCATCGACCCATCCATGTTCCCCACGTGGCCTGCCAAGAGTGAGCAGCAGCGGGTGAAGCGGGGGACCAGCCCCCGCCCGCCGGAGGGTGGCTTAGGCTACAGCCAGCTG GGGGACGATGACCTCAAGGACACGGGCTTCCACCTCACCACCACCAACCAGGGGGCTTCTGCTGCCGGGCCGGGCTTCAGCCTCAAGTTCTAA